GCTTAATGCCATTCGAGTGCGTATGGGACTTGCTGCCATTGCAAAGGACAACATAAACTACCTCTACTGGGCTCCTGTAGTACGTAAGGTTACCGTTGGAGGACATGATATCTTGCGTATGTACTACAGTATAGTTATCGATAACTACATCAAAACCGGCAAAGCCAATACTTCAGCCAACTTTGATGGAAGTTGGACTGAACGTGCTTTTATTGGTATGTGTGAATCAAGCGATCCTGCCGGTGCTGTTTGGACAGACAAAGGTTTTGTTACTTGTTCATCATCAGATCGCGGTTTAAATTACAGTCGCTCCAGTTTATCTGATTGGAATGCTTATTTCTACTACAATGCTATCGACCCTACATATATAGTAACACCTGAGGGGAAACACTACTTGATACATGGCTCATGGCATAGCGGTTTTGCATTATTGCAACTCAATGCCACCACAGGTAAGTCAATCAACACGCTTGGAAATCCCTGGGCAAGCAATGTAAGTGAACTGACTGCCAGATATGGAATGAGAATAGGTACACGTGCGGCCTCGTCGCGTTGGCAAGCCAGTGAGGCTCCAGAAATAATATACAAAGGAGGTTATTACTATCTTTTTATGGCTTATGATGAACTTAATATACCATATAACACTCGAGTTGTAAGAAGCTCAAACATTGACGGTCCATACCTTGACATCACGGGGCGCAACTTTACCTCCGGAGGCGGCGATTGTTATCCGATAGTAACCCACCCTTACAAGTTTAATCTTAGCTACGGATGGGTTGGTATATCACACTGTTGTGTTTTCCAAAAGGAAAATACCAACGAATGGTTTTACATGTCGCAAGGACGATTGCCTGTCAACGTTGGCGGTAACGCCTACTCCAATGCCATTATGATGGGACACGTACGCCGTATTGTATGGTGTCCGGCTTCTACCAGCGAACCTGACAACCTTTGGCCAATAGCATTGCCCGAACGTTATGCCGCAGTACCTGATTACGGTACTATAACGAAAGACTCCCTGATAGGAACTTGGGAACATATAAATCTTAAATATAATAAAGGTGTACAAGATAGTGCCACGTCCCTCACTCTCAATTCTGACGGCACTATGACAGGAGCGCTTACAGGCAATTGGAGTTATAATACAACAAAAAAGCAATTAACATTGGGTAACGTTATTGTTTGCGTTGAACGCGAAGTGGATTGGGAAGCCACTCCACGCTGTGTAACATTTGTATATGCAGGAACTGAAAAAAGTCTAAATGCCACATATTGGGGCAAAAAGAAAAAATAGTATTGATATCAGGTAAAGATAATTTCCATACAGAAGTTAATATTTATCAGACCAATAAACATAATTAACGTGAGTTCGATATAAGAAAAGTGTTATTATATTGAA
The genomic region above belongs to uncultured Paludibacter sp. and contains:
- a CDS encoding Arabinan endo-1,5-alpha-L-arabinosidase, whose protein sequence is MKXKCFLILSVSITAILFVGCKKDDIVPNNGNNTDSTIFTIPTYADDYSSISSWTNRDKWNLANVHDPSVAYYNGYYYMYGTDASYGNTAEGHGHFQGKRSKDLVNWDWIGGPFYNPPSWVADSLNAIRVRMGLAAIAKDNINYLYWAPVVRKVTVGGHDILRMYYSIVIDNYIKTGKANTSANFDGSWTERAFIGMCESSDPAGAVWTDKGFVTCSSSDRGLNYSRSSLSDWNAYFYYNAIDPTYIVTPEGKHYLIHGSWHSGFALLQLNATTGKSINTLGNPWASNVSELTARYGMRIGTRAASSRWQASEAPEIIYKGGYYYLFMAYDELNIPYNTRVVRSSNIDGPYLDITGRNFTSGGGDCYPIVTHPYKFNLSYGWVGISHCCVFQKENTNEWFYMSQGRLPVNVGGNAYSNAIMMGHVRRIVWCPASTSEPDNLWPIALPERYAAVPDYGTITKDSLIGTWEHINLKYNKGVQDSATSLTLNSDGTMTGALTGNWSYNTTKKQLTLGNVIVCVEREVDWEATPRCVTFVYAGTEKSLNATYWGKKKK